From Ananas comosus cultivar F153 linkage group 8, ASM154086v1, whole genome shotgun sequence, one genomic window encodes:
- the LOC109713842 gene encoding probable WRKY transcription factor 35, translating into MCDYFWERMEKEQGGDLADIVRAGGRGVIGSDIPMPDIAAAWQHLPSSSDPTAFPAPVSDDFGNPFINSRDPLFDGFADSMAGGRQLAGEVALTVGEELKQQQQQPPCNNNSNSNSNNSSSSSSIFSRVVQISPPRPIKPSPVMAEVDAMAGVQISSPRNPGIKRRKSQAKKVVCIPAPAAAAGGGGGGRPGGEVVPSDLWAWRKYGQKPIKGSPYPRGYYRCSSSKGCSARKQVERSRTDPNMLVVTYTSEHNHPWPTQRNALAGSTRSQPLKNSSSASKSSLQSQKAQQITTVKEEPMNKETASVKNISPIVKEEAHEMEKAMDVADQDSELHHQLFHQSYKPMIPESGQPDDFFADLAELESDPMSLIFSKELMETKGDEERGDEALDDAFNMFEWEGDSFGEAKKGL; encoded by the exons ATGTGCGACTACTTTTGGGAGCGGATGGAGAAGGAGCAGGGAGGAGACCTGGCCGACATCGTTCGAGCCGGCGGGCGCGGCGTGATCGGCTCCGACATCCCGATGCCCGACATCGCGGCCGCCTGGCAGCACCTCCCTTCTTCTTCCGACCCGACCGCCTTCCCAGCGCCCGTCTCCGACGACTTCGGCAACCCCTTCATCAACTCCCGCGACCCGCTGTTCGACGGATTCGCGGATTCCATGGCCGGCGGCCGGCAACTGGCGGGCGAGGTCGCGCTGACAGTCGGGGAGGAAttgaagcagcagcagcagcagccgccatgcaataataatagtaatagtaatagtaataacagcagcagcagtagtagtaTCTTTTCGCGGGTGGTTCAGATCTCGCCGCCGAGGCCGATCAAGCCGTCTCCGGTGATGGCTGAGGTGGATGCCATGGCCGGAGTTCAGATCTCGTCGCCGCGGAACCCCGGGATCAAGAGAAG AAAAAGCCAGGCAAAGAAGGTGGTGTGCATTCCAGcgcctgcagcagcagcaggaggggGAGGTGGTGGGAGGCCTGGTGGGGAGGTGGTTCCTTCTGACCTATGGGCCTGGAGAAAATATGGACAAAAGCCAATCAAAGGCTCTCCCTACCCAAG GGGCTATTACAGATGCAGCAGTTCGAAAGGATGCTCGGCGCGGAAACAAGTCGAGCGGAGCCGGACGGACCCCAACATGCTAGTCGTCACCTACACATCTGAGCACAACCACCCGTGGCCGACCCAACGCAATGCCCTAGCCGGCTCGACCCGATCCCAGCCCTTGAAGAACAGCTCTTCTGCTTCAAAAAGCTCTTTGCAAAGTCAAAAGGCACAACAAATAACAACCGTAAAGGAAGAACCAATGAATAAAGAGACGGCAAGTGTTAAGAACATTAGTCCTATAGTTAAAGAAGAGGCTCATGAGATGGAGAAGGCCATGGATGTGGCTGATCAGGATAGTGAACTACACCACCAATTGTTTCACCAAAGTTACAAGCCTATGATCCCAGAATCGGGCCAGCCCGACGACTTCTTCGCGGATTTGGCTGAGCTCGAGTCCGACCCGATGAGCCTCATCTTCTCGAAAGAGCTCATGGAGACTAAAGGGGATGAGGAGAGGGGAGACGAGGCGTTGGACGATGCGTTCAACATGTTCGAATGGGAAGGGGACTCATTTGGAGAAGCAAAGAAAGGTTTATAG
- the LOC109713780 gene encoding pentatricopeptide repeat-containing protein At4g14820-like — protein sequence MRALRFPSNTISHMPTTLGQIPGNLFRPNELSIEINREVHTREWKNTLRIHLEENSPCLVIDEYNSRRGVLSVDHGVILFVIKACARLQQGLFAAKQAHTHVIKLGFESDLVVKTAFLRVYGLFGDLACARQLFDEIPQRDVVVWNALVSTYSQRSSPGEALGAIRAIMNEDVRPNEVTVTSILSACAQLKALDHGKEVHGYAVRNISKFDTYICNALIEMYAKCRCLPSAQKAFHGMGIRSMVSWTCMINAYCENDCPQGALSLFKKMQVEEVRVDEVTLLAVISMCAKLCTSELAEWIEKCVEKNCLQDNPRIANALIHMHCECGNLEKSCKIFDRMKERTMISWATVIQGLAMHGHGVAALIRFVQMQREGFRPDEILFLAIINACSHSGLVSEGRQCFYSMVEEYGMVPWMEHYGSMVDLLCRVQLLDEAFEFVMAMPVKPDAVIWRMLLVACRDQGNIGLARKVIDYIIELEPDHKGSYILKSNLCAMIGEWGGVQEVRNKLGLIEVSKKDPAQSFIEVSAM from the coding sequence ATGAGAGCTCTCCGTTTCCCCTCCAATACCATTTCTCACATGCCCACGACACTTGGCCAAATACCCGGAAACCTCTTTCGCCCTAATGAGCTCTCCATAGAGATCAACAGGGAGGTGCATACACGCGAGTGGAAGAACACCCTAAGAATCCATTTAGAAGAGAACTCTCCTTGTTTAGTAATTGACGAGTATAATAGCAGAAGAGGTGTACTTAGTGTCGATCATGGTGTCATTCTCTTTGTAATCAAAGCTTGTGCCCGTTTGCAACAGGGGCTCTTTGCGGCGAAACAGGCGCATACCCATGTGATCAAATTGGGTTTTGAATCCGATCTTGTAGTAAAAACCGCGTTTTTAAGGGTTTATGGTTTGTTTGGTGACCTTGCGTGTGCTCGGCAACTGTTCGATGAAATTCCCCAAAGAGATGTTGTTGTTTGGAATGCTCTCGTTTCTACGTATTCACAGAGAAGTAGTCCCGGAGAAGCATTAGGGGCTATAAGGGCTATAATGAATGAGGATGTGAGACCTAATGAAGTGACCGTCACAAGCATTTTGTCCGCTTGCGCACAATTGAAGGCTTTAGATCATGGAAAAGAAGTTCATGGCTATGCAGTGAGAAACATTTCAAAATTCGACACGTACATTTGTAATGCATTGATCGAAATGTATGCTAAGTGCCGGTGCTTACCCAGTGCACAGAAGGCGTTCCATGGTATGGGTATTAGAAGTATGGTTTCCTGGACTTGCATGATTAATGCTTATTGTGAGAATGACTGCCCCCAAGGAGCGCTTTCTTTATTCAAAAAGATGCAGGTGGAAGAAGTGAGGGTCGATGAAGTTACCTTATTAGCAGTTATCTCTATGTGCGCGAAGTTGTGTACATCCGAATTAGCTGAATGGATAGAAAAGTGCGTTGAGAAGAATTGTTTACAGGACAATCCTCGCATAGCCAATGCTCTCATTCACATGCACTGTGAATGTGGGAACTTAGAGAAGTCGTGCAAAATATTCGACCGTATGAAGGAAAGGACCATGATATCGTGGGCTACAGTGATACAAGGGTTAGCAATGCACGGTCATGGCGTGGCTGCCCTTATTCGATTCGTTCAAATGCAGAGAGAAGGATTTAGGCCAGATGAGATCCTCTTTCTCGCCATAATAAATGCATGTAGTCACTCCGGGTTAGTGTCGGAAGGGAGGCAGTGTTTTTACTCAATGGTAGAAGAGTATGGTATGGTACCTTGGATGGAACATTATGGGAGCATGGTCGATTTGCTATGCCGAGTGCAGCTTTTAGATGAAGCTTTTGAGTTTGTGATGGCCATGCCGGTTAAGCCAGATGCGGTGATCTGGCGAATGTTGCTTGTAGCTTGTAGAGACCAAGGGAACATTGGGTTGGCGAGAAAAGTGATAGATTACATAATTGAATTGGAGCCCGACCATAAAGGGAGTTATATATTGAAATCGAATTTGTGTGCAATGATTGGAGAGTGGGGCGGGGTGCAAGAGGTAAGGAACAAACTGGGGCTTATAGAAGTGAGTAAAAAAGATCCTGCTCAGAGTTTTATAGAGGTGAGCGCAATGTGA
- the LOC109714338 gene encoding protein NRT1/ PTR FAMILY 8.3-like isoform X1: MDVGSPMERGEHKPLNEPLLDQSSSWSYQDDDAQLESPFPPHLKHKPFDWRAPGIILAFEFLESIAYSGIALNLVVYLTTVLHSDNASSAANVDTWTGTTFLAPLLGAFLADTYLGNYKTIAISLILYLLGMIVITSSAIIPSLRPSPCNGSSCPPASGLQYIVLFCALYLVALGTGGVKSALLPFGADQYDELNPVENQKKQFFFSWFFVAVNLGVFTAGTVIAWVQQNMDWALGFGLAGSCLILASIGFFVGTPIYRVRTPSGSPLKSVVKVVIASMKKMKVETPSDGALLYEEEDEKLASLGQHRLARTEEFKCLDKAAIITDPAADPKDSSGENPSSSWLLCTVTQVEEVKILLRMLPIWATGILYSAACCQLTTTFIQQGNAMDTAVFGSFAIPATSLNSVEVIFMMVWVVIHDKIVIPIARKRLGNPAGLSQLQRMGVGRFLLIPSMAAAAIIEAWRLKSVGAAGHTLSIAWQMPQYLILAGSDVFCGIAQLEFFYGEAPETMRSMCSALSFLAISLGNYVNSLIITIVSAITRTGGRPGWIPAGDLNRGHLDYYFWLITAMSAVNFVVYVVFARNYTCKKVVVQG, translated from the exons aTGGATGTGGGGAGTCCCATGGAGAGAGGAGAGCACAAGCCATTGAACGAGCCTTTGCTTGATCAA AGCTCTTCTTGGAGCTATCAAGATGATGATGCACAATTGGAATCACCATTTCCCCCTCATCTAAAGCACAAGCCCTTTGATTGGAGAGCACCAGGCATCATTCTTG CTTTCGAATTCTTAGAGAGCATAGCATACTCCGGGATCGCTCTCAACTTAGTCGTGTACCTTACCACCGTGCTCCACAGCGATAATGCTTCTAGTGCCGCGAACGTTGATACGTGGACCGGAACGACCTTCCTCGCGCCGTTGCTAGGAGCTTTTCTAGCTGATACTTATTTGGGAAATTACAAGACCATCGCCATTTCTCTTATACTCTATCTCCTT GGAATGATAGTGATCACATCCTCTGCTATTATTCCATCTCTAAGGCCTTCTCCGTGCAATGGAAGTTCATGCCCCCCTGCGAGTGGACTTCAGTATATTGTACTCTTTTGCGCGTTATACCTTGTCGCTCTCGGAACCGGAGGGGTGAAATCGGCTTTACTACCCTTCGGCGCTGATCAGTACGATGAACTAAATCCTGTAGAGAATCAGAAGAAGCAGTTTTTCTTCAGTTGGTTCTTCGTCGCTGTCAATTTGGGAGTGTTCACTGCAGGGACTGTTATAGCTTGGGTTCAGCAGAACATGGATTGGGCTCTCGGGTTCGGGCTCGCGGGTTCGTGCCTGATTCTCGCCTCGATCGGGTTCTTTGTTGGGACGCCGATTTACCGGGTCCGGACGCCCAGCGGCAGCCCTTTGAAGAGCGTTGTAAAGGTCGTGATTGCTTCTATGAAGAAGATGAAAGTGGAGACTCCCTCAGATGGCGCACTTTTGTATGAAGAGGAGGATGAGAAGTTAGCTTCTCTGGGACAACACAGATTAGCACGTACTGAAGAATTCAA GTGCTTAGACAAGGCTGCTATCATCACAGACCCTGCAGCCGATCCGAAGGATAGCTCCGGCGAAAACCCTAGCAGCTCATGGCTACTCTGCACTGTGACACAAGTGGAGGAAGTAAAGATCCTGCTGCGCATGCTTCCGATCTGGGCCACCGGAATCCTCTATTCTGCAGCATGTTGCCAGCTCACCACCACATTCATCCAGCAAGGCAATGCCATGGACACCGCCGTCTTCGGCTCCTTCGCCATCCCCGCGACGTCCCTCAACTCCGTCGAGGTGATCTTCATGATGGTGTGGGTTGTGATCCATGACAAGATCGTCATACCAATCGCCAGAAAGCGGCTGGGGAACCCTGCCGGGCTCTCGCAGCTGCAGCGGATGGGCGTCGGTCGGTTCCTGCTGATCCCGTCGATGGCGGCCGCAGCGATCATCGAGGCCTGGCGATTGAAGAGCGTCGGAGCAG CAGGACATACTCTCAGCATTGCATGGCAGATGCCCCAATACCTAATCCTGGCGGGCTCCGACGTGTTCTGCGGGATCGCGCAGCTTGAGTTCTTCTACGGTGAGGCACCGGAGACGATGAGGAGCATGTGCTCGGCGCTCTCCTTCCTCGCGATCTCGCTCGGCAATTACGTCAACTCTTTGATCATCACAATTGTCTCCGCCATCACACGGACGGGCGGCCGCCCCGGTTGGATTCCGGCTGGCGATCTCAACCGCGGCCACCTCGACTACTACTTTTGGCTGATCACTGCAATGAGCGCCGTGAATTTTGTGGTCTACGTTGTCTTCGCGAGAAACTACACGTGTAAGAAAGTTGTGGTGCAAGGATGA
- the LOC109714338 gene encoding protein NRT1/ PTR FAMILY 8.3-like isoform X2 produces the protein MDVGSPMERGEHKPLNEPLLDQSSSWSYQDDDAQLESPFPPHLKHKPFDWRAPGIILAFEFLESIAYSGIALNLVVYLTTVLHSDNASSAANVDTWTGTTFLAPLLGAFLADTYLGNYKTIAISLILYLLGMIVITSSAIIPSLRPSPCNGSSCPPASGLQYIVLFCALYLVALGTGGVKSALLPFGADQYDELNPVENQKKQFFFSWFFVAVNLGVFTAGTVIAWVQQNMDWALGFGLAGSCLILASIGFFVGTPIYRVRTPSGSPLKSVVKVVIASMKKMKVETPSDGALLYEEEDEKLASLGQHRLARTEEFKCLDKAAIITDPAADPKDSSGENPSSSWLLCTVTQVEEVKILLRMLPIWATGILYSAACCQLTTTFIQQGNAMDTAVFGSFAIPATSLNSVEVIFMMVWVVIHDKIVIPIARKRLGNPAGLSQLQRMGVGRFLLIPSMAAAAIIEAWRLKSVGAGHTLSIAWQMPQYLILAGSDVFCGIAQLEFFYGEAPETMRSMCSALSFLAISLGNYVNSLIITIVSAITRTGGRPGWIPAGDLNRGHLDYYFWLITAMSAVNFVVYVVFARNYTCKKVVVQG, from the exons aTGGATGTGGGGAGTCCCATGGAGAGAGGAGAGCACAAGCCATTGAACGAGCCTTTGCTTGATCAA AGCTCTTCTTGGAGCTATCAAGATGATGATGCACAATTGGAATCACCATTTCCCCCTCATCTAAAGCACAAGCCCTTTGATTGGAGAGCACCAGGCATCATTCTTG CTTTCGAATTCTTAGAGAGCATAGCATACTCCGGGATCGCTCTCAACTTAGTCGTGTACCTTACCACCGTGCTCCACAGCGATAATGCTTCTAGTGCCGCGAACGTTGATACGTGGACCGGAACGACCTTCCTCGCGCCGTTGCTAGGAGCTTTTCTAGCTGATACTTATTTGGGAAATTACAAGACCATCGCCATTTCTCTTATACTCTATCTCCTT GGAATGATAGTGATCACATCCTCTGCTATTATTCCATCTCTAAGGCCTTCTCCGTGCAATGGAAGTTCATGCCCCCCTGCGAGTGGACTTCAGTATATTGTACTCTTTTGCGCGTTATACCTTGTCGCTCTCGGAACCGGAGGGGTGAAATCGGCTTTACTACCCTTCGGCGCTGATCAGTACGATGAACTAAATCCTGTAGAGAATCAGAAGAAGCAGTTTTTCTTCAGTTGGTTCTTCGTCGCTGTCAATTTGGGAGTGTTCACTGCAGGGACTGTTATAGCTTGGGTTCAGCAGAACATGGATTGGGCTCTCGGGTTCGGGCTCGCGGGTTCGTGCCTGATTCTCGCCTCGATCGGGTTCTTTGTTGGGACGCCGATTTACCGGGTCCGGACGCCCAGCGGCAGCCCTTTGAAGAGCGTTGTAAAGGTCGTGATTGCTTCTATGAAGAAGATGAAAGTGGAGACTCCCTCAGATGGCGCACTTTTGTATGAAGAGGAGGATGAGAAGTTAGCTTCTCTGGGACAACACAGATTAGCACGTACTGAAGAATTCAA GTGCTTAGACAAGGCTGCTATCATCACAGACCCTGCAGCCGATCCGAAGGATAGCTCCGGCGAAAACCCTAGCAGCTCATGGCTACTCTGCACTGTGACACAAGTGGAGGAAGTAAAGATCCTGCTGCGCATGCTTCCGATCTGGGCCACCGGAATCCTCTATTCTGCAGCATGTTGCCAGCTCACCACCACATTCATCCAGCAAGGCAATGCCATGGACACCGCCGTCTTCGGCTCCTTCGCCATCCCCGCGACGTCCCTCAACTCCGTCGAGGTGATCTTCATGATGGTGTGGGTTGTGATCCATGACAAGATCGTCATACCAATCGCCAGAAAGCGGCTGGGGAACCCTGCCGGGCTCTCGCAGCTGCAGCGGATGGGCGTCGGTCGGTTCCTGCTGATCCCGTCGATGGCGGCCGCAGCGATCATCGAGGCCTGGCGATTGAAGAGCGTCGGAGCAG GACATACTCTCAGCATTGCATGGCAGATGCCCCAATACCTAATCCTGGCGGGCTCCGACGTGTTCTGCGGGATCGCGCAGCTTGAGTTCTTCTACGGTGAGGCACCGGAGACGATGAGGAGCATGTGCTCGGCGCTCTCCTTCCTCGCGATCTCGCTCGGCAATTACGTCAACTCTTTGATCATCACAATTGTCTCCGCCATCACACGGACGGGCGGCCGCCCCGGTTGGATTCCGGCTGGCGATCTCAACCGCGGCCACCTCGACTACTACTTTTGGCTGATCACTGCAATGAGCGCCGTGAATTTTGTGGTCTACGTTGTCTTCGCGAGAAACTACACGTGTAAGAAAGTTGTGGTGCAAGGATGA
- the LOC109714490 gene encoding protein NRT1/ PTR FAMILY 8.3-like isoform X1, which translates to MDFEDSMERGEEKPLLNQTSSSRNYEAETPPEANEYSQLEQKPTDCRAPGLILGFECLESIGFNGVGTNLVVYLRSVLHSNNATNAANVAAWHGTSYFTPIIGALIADSYWGNYKTILISLILYLLGMILVTLSALTSASIKESNATQNVIFFSGLYLLAIGCGGVRSALLPFGADQFDDRNLIDRERKRSFFSWFYLCVNFGVIISGIFIVWIQENIGWALGFGIATLCITLAFVGYLLGTPIYRIRSSHGSPLESIFQVLIASFRKIRLEVPKDSGLLYEADSKRSNDSEQTKLAHTDDFRFLDKAAIVTDSDLDQNGAQNEWNICTVTQVEELKILLRLVPIWLTSIVYAAAHSQMFTTFIQQGTSMDTNIKHFSIPPASLNSFEVLAVMLWVILYNKIVAPATQSCFSNGAGLSQLQRMGIGRFLGIVAMAIAAYLEARRLEIFRRGEILSILWQLPQYFILAGSEMFSLITQLEFFYGQAPDSMKSTCTAFALLTISLGHYLSSMIIAVVAALTTAGGRPGWIPDDLNKGHLDYYFWVLTILCLVNFVVYLFFAQKFTLKKVIN; encoded by the exons ATGGATTTTGAGGATTCCATGGAGCGAGGAGAGGAAAAGCCTCTCCTCAATCAG ACTAGTTCATCAAGGAATTATGAAGCAGAAACACCACCAGAAGCAAATGAATACTCCCAGTTGGAACAAAAGCCTACAGATTGCAGGGCCCCTGGACTTATTTTGG GATTTGAGTGTTTGGAGAGTATTGGATTCAATGGAGTTGGGACGAACTTGGTTGTGTATTTGAGGAGTGTTCTGCACAGCAATAATGCTACAAATGCGGCAAATGTTGCAGCTTGGCATGGCACAAGCTATTTCACGCCCATCATCGGAGCTCTAATAGCAGATTCATATTGGGGGAATTATAAGACCATCTTAATCTCCCTCATCCTTTACCTCCTT GGTATGATCTTAGTTACTCTCTCAGCCTTAACTTCGGCCTCGATTAAAGAATCAAATGCAACTCAAAATGTAATCTTCTTTTCCGGATTGTATCTTCTGGCTATCGGGTGTGGAGGGGTGAGATCGGCGCTACTTCCGTTCGGTGCCGACCAATTCGACGATCGAAACCTTATCGACCGAGAGAGGAAGAGGTCTTTCTTCAGTTGGTTCTATCTCTGTGTGAACTTTGGAGTGATTATTTCTGGCATTTTCATAGTTTGGATTCAAGAAAACATAGGTTGGGCACTCGGATTTGGAATTGCTACATTATGCATCACTCTAGCGTTCGTCGGTTATTTATTGGGAACACCAATTTATCGGATTCGATCGTCTCATGGGAGCCCGTTGGAGAGTATTTTCCAGGTTTTGATTGCCTCTTTCAGGAAAATAAGATTAGAAGTTCCAAAAGATAGTGGCCTTCTCTATGAAGCGGACTCCAAGAGATCAAATGATTCGGAGCAAACTAAGCTTGCGCACACCGACGATTTCAG GTTCCTAGACAAAGCTGCTATAGTTACAGATTCAGATTTAGACCAAAATGGTGCTCAAAATGAGTGGAACATTTGCACGGTAACGCAAGTGGAGGAATTGAAGATACTTCTCCGGTTAGTCCCGATATGGCTAACGAGTATTGTCTATGCCGCAGCACATTCTCAAATGTTTACCACATTCATCCAACAAGGAACCTCAATGGACACCAACATAAAACACTTCTCAATCCCCCCCGCCTCCTTAAATTCCTTTGAAGTTCTTGCCGTAATGCTTTGGGTCATTCTCTACAATAAAATCGTTGCACCAGCAACTCAAAGCTGTTTCTCCAACGGAGCGGGGCTTTCTCAGCTGCAACGGATGGGGATCGGCCGTTTCCTCGGAATCGTTGCAATGGCAATCGCCGCGTATCTTGAGGCGAGGAGATTGGAGATTTTCAGAAGGGGGGAGATTCTCAGCATATTGTGGCAGCTGCCGCAATACTTTATTTTAGCAGGGTCTGAAATGTTTAGCTTGATTACGCAATTGGAGTTCTTCTACGGTCAGGCCCCGGATTCAATGAAGAGTACATGCACGGCATTCGCGCTCCTCACTATCTCTCTAGGCCATTATTTGAGCTCGATGATCATCGCGGTTGTCGCAGCATTAACCACTGCGGGCGGACGGCCGGGGTGGATACCTGATGATTTGAACAAGGGCCATCTTGATTACTATTTTTGGGTCCTTACTATCCTTTGTTTAGTGAACTTTGTGGTGTATCTCTTTTTTGCGCAGAAATTCACACTCAAGAAGGTTATCAACTGA
- the LOC109714490 gene encoding protein NRT1/ PTR FAMILY 8.3-like isoform X2, whose protein sequence is MINLAFYVRGDKYRLLYLLKYMKLLRNKFLSLNQQGMILVTLSALTSASIKESNATQNVIFFSGLYLLAIGCGGVRSALLPFGADQFDDRNLIDRERKRSFFSWFYLCVNFGVIISGIFIVWIQENIGWALGFGIATLCITLAFVGYLLGTPIYRIRSSHGSPLESIFQVLIASFRKIRLEVPKDSGLLYEADSKRSNDSEQTKLAHTDDFRFLDKAAIVTDSDLDQNGAQNEWNICTVTQVEELKILLRLVPIWLTSIVYAAAHSQMFTTFIQQGTSMDTNIKHFSIPPASLNSFEVLAVMLWVILYNKIVAPATQSCFSNGAGLSQLQRMGIGRFLGIVAMAIAAYLEARRLEIFRRGEILSILWQLPQYFILAGSEMFSLITQLEFFYGQAPDSMKSTCTAFALLTISLGHYLSSMIIAVVAALTTAGGRPGWIPDDLNKGHLDYYFWVLTILCLVNFVVYLFFAQKFTLKKVIN, encoded by the exons ATGattaatttagcattttatgtTCGCGGCGATAAGTACAGATTGTTGTACCTTCTGAAGTACATGAAGCTCCTTAGAAATAAGTTCCTGTCTTTGAATCAACAGGGTATGATCTTAGTTACTCTCTCAGCCTTAACTTCGGCCTCGATTAAAGAATCAAATGCAACTCAAAATGTAATCTTCTTTTCCGGATTGTATCTTCTGGCTATCGGGTGTGGAGGGGTGAGATCGGCGCTACTTCCGTTCGGTGCCGACCAATTCGACGATCGAAACCTTATCGACCGAGAGAGGAAGAGGTCTTTCTTCAGTTGGTTCTATCTCTGTGTGAACTTTGGAGTGATTATTTCTGGCATTTTCATAGTTTGGATTCAAGAAAACATAGGTTGGGCACTCGGATTTGGAATTGCTACATTATGCATCACTCTAGCGTTCGTCGGTTATTTATTGGGAACACCAATTTATCGGATTCGATCGTCTCATGGGAGCCCGTTGGAGAGTATTTTCCAGGTTTTGATTGCCTCTTTCAGGAAAATAAGATTAGAAGTTCCAAAAGATAGTGGCCTTCTCTATGAAGCGGACTCCAAGAGATCAAATGATTCGGAGCAAACTAAGCTTGCGCACACCGACGATTTCAG GTTCCTAGACAAAGCTGCTATAGTTACAGATTCAGATTTAGACCAAAATGGTGCTCAAAATGAGTGGAACATTTGCACGGTAACGCAAGTGGAGGAATTGAAGATACTTCTCCGGTTAGTCCCGATATGGCTAACGAGTATTGTCTATGCCGCAGCACATTCTCAAATGTTTACCACATTCATCCAACAAGGAACCTCAATGGACACCAACATAAAACACTTCTCAATCCCCCCCGCCTCCTTAAATTCCTTTGAAGTTCTTGCCGTAATGCTTTGGGTCATTCTCTACAATAAAATCGTTGCACCAGCAACTCAAAGCTGTTTCTCCAACGGAGCGGGGCTTTCTCAGCTGCAACGGATGGGGATCGGCCGTTTCCTCGGAATCGTTGCAATGGCAATCGCCGCGTATCTTGAGGCGAGGAGATTGGAGATTTTCAGAAGGGGGGAGATTCTCAGCATATTGTGGCAGCTGCCGCAATACTTTATTTTAGCAGGGTCTGAAATGTTTAGCTTGATTACGCAATTGGAGTTCTTCTACGGTCAGGCCCCGGATTCAATGAAGAGTACATGCACGGCATTCGCGCTCCTCACTATCTCTCTAGGCCATTATTTGAGCTCGATGATCATCGCGGTTGTCGCAGCATTAACCACTGCGGGCGGACGGCCGGGGTGGATACCTGATGATTTGAACAAGGGCCATCTTGATTACTATTTTTGGGTCCTTACTATCCTTTGTTTAGTGAACTTTGTGGTGTATCTCTTTTTTGCGCAGAAATTCACACTCAAGAAGGTTATCAACTGA
- the LOC109713778 gene encoding uncharacterized protein LOC109713778, with translation MATMVIGTLTSSYTAAVSSPPPLRRRAAAAKRAGERSLEETYGVRVERGASRERLAELGVERWSRWRTGRCRLAWDWHVDQLVYVVSGEVRVVPDGAASGLRHMRFVAGDLVRYPKWFEADLFFDGPYEELYHFRAHGDDDA, from the coding sequence ATGGCGACGATGGTGATCGGAACCCTAACCTCCTCGTATACCGCCGCCGTGTCGTCTCCGCCGCCGCTTCGCcggagagcggcggcggcgaagcgcGCGGGGGAGCGGTCGCTGGAGGAGACGTACGGGGTGCGGGTGGAGCGGGGGGCGTCGCGGGAGCGGCTGGCGGAGCTGGGGGTGGAGCGGTGGTCGCGGTGGAGGACGGGGCGGTGCCGGTTGGCGTGGGACTGGCACGTGGACCAGCTGGTCTACGTGGTGTCCGGCGAGGTGCGCGTCGTCCCCGACGGCGCCGCCTCCGGCCTCCGCCACATGCGCTTCGTCGCCGGCGACCTCGTCCGCTACCCCAAGTGGTTCGAGGCCGACCTCTTCTTCGACGGGCCCTACGAGGAGCTCTACCACTTCCGAGCCCACGGCGACGACGATGCATAA